The genomic DNA GTCACGTCGCAGATCGCCGTGCAGCCGGACCTGCAGTTCGTGACCGACCCGGGCGGCGATGCCGAGGCCGACGCGGTCGTGGCCACCACGCTCCGCGTGATCGCAACCTTCTGACCGCATACGACGACGGAGGCCGGACCCACCCGGGCCCGGCCTCCGCACGGATCCGACACCCGGTCGGAATCACTGCACCAGCGTCACCCGCTTCGACGCCACGTAGTCGTTGGCCTGCAAGCGAACGAAGTACACGCCGGCGGCCAGGGCCCGCCCCCCGTCGTCGCGGCCGTCCCAGTGCATGGTGTAGCGGCCGGCCGGACGCATCTCGTCCTCGAGCTGACGCACCCGGCGACCGCGCGCGTCGTACACGGCCAGGTCAACGCGTCCGGGAACGGCCAGGCCGAACTCGAAGCTCGTGCGTCCGCCGAAGGGATTCGGCGCCATGCGGCCGAGCGAGTACTGGAACCCACCGTTCGCGGGCGGGTCGACCGAGGTCGAGATCTGCACGTCGACGGTCGCCTCGGCCATCAGGGCCGGAGCCCCACGACCGTTGGCGTCCCACAGCGCGTACAGGTCGTCGCCGGCCGTGTTCGTGGTGTTCTCGTCGCGCAGGAACAGGATGTATTCCTTGCTCACGGCCTGGTAGTACACGCGCACGGTGGCGGTGGCGGTGCCGGCCGGCAGCACGTAGTGGGTGTCGTCCCAGTACTGGCCGTCGGCGTAGGTCGCGGCCACGGGCGGCATCTGCAGGTCCTGGAAGGCCTGGTTGGTGAAGCC from Candidatus Krumholzibacteriia bacterium includes the following:
- a CDS encoding FlgD immunoglobulin-like domain containing protein is translated as TDLPLHDMTGGNTFVQDMIADAYPDEVDVAQLEASKIRAQETLEKAIQLDVTAADDGVDVRITNDTGHKLPTGYPEGRRIFIQVEGRNTDGDVVFTSGAFDFTSGDLTYDDQIKIYEIKPGFSPALGEALNLPAGPSFHFVLNDSTYKDNRIPPRGFTNQAFQDLQMPPVAATYADGQYWDDTHYVLPAGTATATVRVYYQAVSKEYILFLRDENTTNTAGDDLYALWDANGRGAPALMAEATVDVQISTSVDPPANGGFQYSLGRMAPNPFGGRTSFEFGLAVPGRVDLAVYDARGRRVRQLEDEMRPAGRYTMHWDGRDDGGRALAAGVYFVRLQANDYVASKRVTLVQ